One window of Populus nigra chromosome 5, ddPopNigr1.1, whole genome shotgun sequence genomic DNA carries:
- the LOC133694749 gene encoding bifunctional nuclease 1-like encodes MGSLQGPVIYPAVRAKQAGTYSFPMTGPLVKGWLIRSELRGFKGLSGCKSKVVLTSRQLKARRCSVVQCSLSSSSDGNGSTAENFNENHGDYVNSSVVEAVEVKSGSDGFVIKMRDGRHLRCVHNNPQGGHLPDNAPHPAIVLKMEDGTGLLLPIIVLEMPSVLLMAAVRNVQIARPTMYQVVKEMVEKMGYEVKLVRVTKRVHEAYFAQLYLTKIGNETECVSFDLRPSDAINIAVRCKVPIQVNKYLAYSDGMRVIESGKPIQSHASNGLLFTELDRPTGQPCLDTKEFDLVRNMLTAAIEERYGDAAQWRDKLGQFRAKRNLKKYT; translated from the exons ATGGGGTCACTGCAAGGACCAGTAATTTATCCTGCTGTGCGTGCAAAACAAGCGGGAACTTACAGCTTCCCGATGACTGGTCCGTTGGTGAAGGGTTGGCTTATTAGAAGTGAATTGCGGGGATTTAAGGGCTTAAGTGGTTGCAAATCTAAGGTGGTTCTTACTTCTCGGCAACTAAAAGCGCGAAGATGCAGTGTAGTGCAGTGTAGTTTGAGCTCATCATCAGATGGTAATGGGAGTACAGCAGAGAATTTCAATGAAAATCATGGAGATTATGTCAACTCTAGTGTAGTTGAAGCTG TTGAGGTGAAGAGTGGATCGGATGGTTTTGTGATCAAAATGAGGGATGGGAGGCACTTGCGATGTGTCCACAACAACCCTCAAGGTGGGCATCTACCAGACAACGCTCCGCATCCAGCAATTGTATTGAAGATGGAAGACGGGACTGGTCTTCTTCTCCCAATTATTGTTT TGGAGATGCCAAGTGTGTTGCTCATGGCAGCAGTGCGCAATGTCCAAATT GCAAGGCCAACTATGTATCAAGTGGTGAAGGAGATGGTTGAAAAGATGGGTTACGAA GTCAAACTCGTAAGAGTTACTAAGAGAGTGCATGAAGCATACTTTGCTCAGTTGTACCTCACTAAG ATTGGTAATGAAACAGAATGTGTCAGCTTTGATCTTCGTCCATCAGATGCTATCAATATAGCAGTTAGATGCAAG GTTCCTATTCAAGTCAATAAGTACCTGGCATACAGTGATGGGATGAGAGTCATTGAATCTGGAAAGCCAATTCAGTCCCATGCTTCAAATGGCTTGTTATTCACTGAACTAGATCG GCCCACTGGTCAACCTTGTCTTGATACCAAGGAGTTTGATCTTGTGCGCAACATGTTGACTGCTGCCATTGAGGAGCGTTATGGAGATGCTG CTCAATGGAGAGACAAACTTGGTCAATTTCGAGCAAAGAGGAACTTGAAGAAATATACGTAA